TTTAAAGAGTCATAATCCTGACTGAACTGTATTAGatcaaatgtgtttatttagagATGTCTCTAGTTGGCCATATTTTGGCTTTGCTTCTCCCTAGTCGTGAATGCAGCTCGACTGCATTCTTTGTGCATCAGTCATGCTTGAATTAAACCTTCATATAAAGACATTGACATAGTCCAGGTTACTCCATTCTCTTTAGATACAAACTAGATAAATACAACTGACAGCCAGGCTAAGCTCAAGTTCCCGTGCATGCGCTTGTAGCTTCTCTCTGGCAATGAAGTAACTGTTCTGTTATTAGACAGATGTTGAGTAAGCTTTTTGTGTTGAAATGCAGCAGCCAAGCCCGTGCATCTCGAGTGGAGGCACAACAGGGGAACATGAGCCTGCATGGTGCCAGTGGGGGCTGCGACCGTTCACGTGACCGACGCCGCTCCAGCGATCGCTCCAGGGATTCCTCGCATGAGAGAGAGGGGCAGCTCACCCCTTGCATTCGTAACCTCACCTCACCAACTCGGCAACACAACATAGGTGAGTGTTCACGCAAACAACAGAAGAGGTTTCTGGGGGGGGTGGAGAGGACCTGCTCACATGGGGTTACATCCCTATTGTTATTGCTTCTGAATTGAGTGCATAAATTATTATCCAGAGCTTGTCATCGTTTAATCTATTTCTATTTATAATCTATTTgcataaatacagtggaaccttaaaGGTCAAACACAATCCATACTTAGAAGCTCTTCAAACCTCCAGTTAGTtcagattttaaacattttactcCGGGAGTTTCAGGgtcaaaatgttgcttttttttagttttattttaaggCAATTACTTATGTAATAATTGCTAGGAATGCATACAGCTCCGGAGATGAGACAATACACAATATTGGGTTTATGAGAAGGAGCCGAGATGATACcgaggtaggttggattgcaaggttaatAGTATGCGTAAAACGCTTAGGGGGCTATCCACACGAAAATGTTTTCAAGTCAAAACAGCAAACTATTTTGTTTCAGCCTCCCATCCACACTGGAATGGTATTCTGTGTGAcctgaaactgtattttttgaaaatggtttccagagtgggaaaatctgGCCGGCTTGCCGTTGCCAGGTAGACAATACAAGATTGATGACATCACCAAAGCACCTTCACCTTGTCACCAccacgtgaccagaagtgatCTTTAACAAGTAGGACTgagcgatatggaccaaaaaccCACATtccgatatatttaggttgaataccGATATACgatatataatacaattttttttcccgcaaagtgagtttagacaaaatcaaagccaaatatttgtgtcaagctattgttgttttttttttttaaataaatacttaacatgagggtgtttttttttcaagcttcATGCAAGATGCacattgaaaaacattttatacaaaTAGCTGAGGGTCGttctcttttttaaaataaatacagaaaaagtCAAATACAATCTTTTTCCAAACAAACCTTTGATTTTGCTCAAATCCTCAGCTAACAACAAAATATAAAGGGGTGCCTGGTTTAAGAGGAAActcaaaaatactttaaatagTAGTATTTTTAGGTCAACATTTTTAGAATACTCAAGCATGTCCTTATTTTGTGCCATGAATACCAACGTGTCAACTGCATCAGGCTTAGCAGCTGTCTGTCTGACTTCCCAGAACATTTGTGCTCAAGCTTGTTATGCTAAATAATTGTGACTTGTAAATAAGATGTAAAACCTTGCTTTACATCATTACATCATTTTCAGCGGGTTTGGCAAGCCGTTTTTTTCTAGTGTTGCAACAGGGACCATGTATTAGCAATGGGAGCTAATAACTGGGAAAAGTAATTCCACTTATTTCACAGTGTAAGTAACTGATGATTTAAAAGATACCACAAACTGGCAGCAAGAAGCAACTTCATTCACTTATTTTATGGGCTGAAAATAGTATTGggcaaggcaagtttatttgtagagcaccaTTCATACACATAatgctttacagaaaagaagggtaTAATCACTTCATAAAATCATTCCATAAAAACATAGAATCATTCTAAAATCATTAAGCACAATTCCATAAATCActccaaacaaagcaaaacccaaaagaaaaaaaaagtatgtgttATCGTGGCAGGCCTACCTGCAACTAAAACAAGCATTGTAACGCTTGTGAAAAGTGTACGGTAATCATAATTCTTAATGAATAAACTTAGCTCTGATATTTCATGCTTATTGTCAAATAGTATTACCACTTATTCAATCTACAGTTCCACAAATGAGGCAAGGCTACCTTTCTAAAATACTGTGTTTGCAGCTTGGAAGCACATACCTTGTGTAGATCAGTCTCTGCTTTTCTGCTGCTGTGTAAACAGGACCAATGTAGTTGGTAAAGTGCAGCACAATTGACTGTCAttgtcatacatacatatatggtAGATAAAGTATATGGTAGGAATCCCCAGAGGCCCCCCAAATGCTAAATTATGACCTATAAAAGGTGTGCGTTGGCTCGGGAAGACAGGAGAGCAATGTGGTTGGACACTTATTTAGTGTATTGAGGCTATGCCATGACGTCATTGCTTTCCTTTTAATGACCTCATTTTTGACCTTCTTGTCATAAAGAACCAGCCCTATAGTCCTCGTTTATTTCCTCCTTTGTCATTTTGCCTTGCCAGGTTTTCTGCATTCATACACAATTAGTAGGGGCGTTGCAATTTTTCGTGTTTGTCCGTCTAATGTAAGGAGTTGCATGTGGTGCTAACTTGTAGTTGGTAGATAGCACCCAGATATTACAGTGAAATGCTATGAGTTGCAAGACAACTGCACAATTTAAATTCAAAACAGGTACCAATAAACACTGTTAGGTTTCGCATTCAAAGAGTATgcaatgtgttgtgttgtctgAATGAAAAATGAGTTGTTTTTCTGTCCCTGTGCATGTAGACCGGGACCGTGATGGCGGGCCATCGTCAAGGCCCAGTAGTCCTCGACCTCAGAGAGTGTCTCCCAGCGGCTCCAGCAGCAGCGGGGTGGTGAGCAGCCGCAACAGCAGCCTGTCCAGCACTGAAGGAACATTCAAAAGTTTGGCAGTCGGAGAGATGGTTTTTGTGTACGAGAACCCAAAGGAGGGCGGAGCCGGCGCCACTGTCTGCAACCGAAACATTCGGACGTCAGAGAGAGTTACGCTCATCGTTGACAACACGCGCTTTGTGGTCGACCCGTCCATCTTCACtgcacaacccaatacaatgtTGGGCAGGTACGATGCCCACGAATGAACGTCAAAAAGTCcattgtttgtatgtatgtgtatattctATAAATGCTTGGAAATAAACCACAGCTACTTTGTTTCAGAATGTTTGGATCGGGACGAGAGCATAATTTCACACGGCCCAATGAGAAGGGAGAGTTTGAGGTGGCCGAAGGAATTAGTTCAACAGTTTTCCGAGCAATTCTGGTCagtgacttttttgttccactTATATTTTGATAAACAAATGTTTCAATTACGTGCTGCCAACGTGTATTTTGGGTCCTCATTTGTGTAACTTGGGCTGCATTCATACTGCAGGTCAgtttctattttaaaaaaaataaaataaattttttttttgctcatatgtgacTGTTTTTATGCCTGCATAAATGGTACaattccgattttttttccaagtgcaACCCAGGCCTCTTTTGTATGTTTATATAAACTTGATATGTATCCAATACTGCTGCAGTGTGAACATTAAGGTCACAGATATCCAACCTAATATGTTTTTGAAAGCCATGTTTTGCCATGCGAGCGTTGGGGAAAGGAAGGCAGATGTaggcaaaaaatgtgtttttataagCTGAGCCACTTGTTTGTGCGCTTGCGCTTGCTTCCCGGGTGTATTGTGGTCATGTTGTTCATAGTGTGAATGTAGCAAATGGTTGGATTATGATTCACAATGACTTGCAAACAATCATGAAAACAAGTAATTGAActgagagggagggaggaatgTTTTGCTTTGCCAAAtataaaccaggaagtaaatAGCTAATAATTAAAGGCTGACTAACTCGGGGTGTGTTTATAACTTTCATGTGGTTTAATCTGTTTGTTCCGGCTTAGCGAGATTcatatttcttttctttctttattttttttaatcagttttGGAAAAGACACAAAGCTGACAAATGTATGGGCCATGTGGGGGGATTCTTAACCGAAAATTGCAATGTACTTGAAGCTTTGTCCATGCATGTGTTGATTTTCACACTAACACAATGACTTTGTGGTTTGTGTCTAATGGACAGGATTACTACAAATCGGGCATAATTCGTTGTCCTGATGGAATCTCCATCCCTGAGTTGCGTGAGGCGTGTGACTATCTATGCATCTCTTTTGACTACAGTACCATCAAATGCAGAGACCTCAGTGAGTGTTTTCAATATCAAGGTTTCttcttacacacacaaacacacacacaggttacaTGGGTGTGCATCCGAAGGGAGAGATGTAGCTGTAGTTCCATTTAAACCCAGTACTAAGAAGATAAATAACACATTGCATTTACTGTCTGCAACTTCATCCAACAAGACATGACCGAAGTGACCTCTTGTCCTCAGGTGCCCTCATGCACGAACTGTCCAACGATGGTGCTCGACGGCAGTTTGAATTCTACCTTGAAGAAATGGTTCTACCTCTGATGGTGGCGAGCGCCCAGAGCGGCGAGAGAGAGTGTCACATCGTCGTCCTTACCGACGACGATGTGGTCGATTGGGATGAAGAATACCCGCCACAGATGGGAGAGGAGTACTCTCAAAGTGGGTACACATCATATACAGCTCCACTCTGTGCTTTATGTCTGTGTAACGTATATGCGACTATCCTGTTGCTTCCTGTCATTGCAGTCATCTACAGTACAAAGCTGTACAGATTCTTCAAGTACATTGAGAATCGAGACGTGGCCAAATCGGTTTTAAAGGAGAGAGGATTAAAGAAAATAAGGCTGGGCATTGAAGGTACATTCACATACTCACTCTTAGATGGTTTATGTGAGCAAAGTATGACATCCCATTTAGAAGTAAAACTATGATGTGGGATTTGCTTGTTTATGTACAAGTGAAACTTTGTCATATGTCAATAGTATAAGAACATATTTCATCAAGCAGTGTTtgatatgaatgaaaataatatgcaaCTCATTGTAACGCCTGTTGTACATTACAGGACATCTttatatgcataataataattatattgaagTGTAATATGTCTTCATTTTTACTTAACATTTCTTAGCTGATTGGCTGGAAGAAGTCATGTGGTCCTTCTGTATTATAATAACATCATGTGATGTTTATCTTAGCGAGTATAATTTCTTAAAGGCAGCCTGTTTCCCCCTGCCATTAgctacgtttacatggacccaaatattccaattccattcaggttatttgctcaaacggaaagaatctaacctttgtatacacctcattcctaaagaaaagtgccaatccgaatgaatatataatcggatattcctttccccaatccgattgaggtatcttgtacccgctcaatcggaaagttgtccgggtgcgttctttcagcgcatgctcagctgtgacgtaacacgcaagacgtctctcaggttttgaaaatggcggcgaggagtcatcactggactacagcggaaagttcgtttttgatacaaactttaaaataaCGGAATGTTCAAGttgctactttaaaaaaaagtgtagcaactgtcccaacaaccgtggtaatcgcactctcgtccgccatctttgatgaatcacgtgatgtttatgttttactgcgcatgccccgttgactatattctgattatagcggtgcatgtagacaggagattggaatattcctttccatgtatacactgttttctggtacgtcattcgaAAACATGGCTATTGTTTTTGGGAAGCATTGTATTGGCAGTCTGACTACACTGTACCATACAGAGGGTGCGTATATTTTAGTTACCTTATTGAGAAGTACAACTTATTAGAAACAACTCTCGGAATGAGGAAACATTCTGCAAACTAAACCGCAGTATTAAATAAacagtcatctgggataggctctggccaCCCACGACCCGAATGTGGACatgcggtacagaaaatggattaaTGGAATATGTCTCAACTCGGATGTCATTGGATAATGTAGGAATAcagagcatatatatatatatatataaatgtgtttatCCATATTCCAGGTTACCCCACATATAAGGAGAAGGTGAAGAAACGTCCAGGAGGTCGCCCAGAGGTCATTTACAACTATGTCCAGAGGCCCTTCATCCGCATGTCATGGGAGAAAGAGGAGGGCAAGAGCCGCCATGTGGACTTCCAGTGCGTCAAATCGAAATCCATTACAAACctggcagcagcagcggcggacATACCCCAGGACCAGCTGGTTGTCATGCACCCGGGCCCCCAAGTGGACGAGCTGGACATCCTGCCCAACCTCCCACCCAGTGGGAATCATTACAGCAACAACTACAGTAACGAGCCTGACCCCGACGTACCTCCCCCCGCTGTCTGAGGGTAGGGTCCGTCGACAAGGACGCCTCCCTGCCCCATGACTGTCCCTCTCGTCCGACTCCCAGCATGCTGCAGCATGGAGTGCTAAGGGGCACCATAACCATATTGCCTTGACACCTCCTTtgcagccttagagagccaacAACGTGGTGGACTGGAAGACGTAAGACTGCTCAAAGGAAGGGTtcacttttatttgatttttttttttttttttttttttttttttttacttgaccaaagcaatttatttttattttggaatatagACAGCAAACACAtttatggtattattattattattattatttacaatgtCGCACCCTAATTTGTCAGGTTTGGCTGAGCACTCTTGTGGTATCAATGTTTTCTTTCA
The Doryrhamphus excisus isolate RoL2022-K1 chromosome 12, RoL_Dexc_1.0, whole genome shotgun sequence genome window above contains:
- the btbd10b gene encoding BTB/POZ domain-containing protein 10 isoform X2; translation: MSLHGASGGCDRSRDRRRSSDRSRDSSHEREGQLTPCIRNLTSPTRQHNIDRDRDGGPSSRPSSPRPQRVSPSGSSSSGVVSSRNSSLSSTEGTFKSLAVGEMVFVYENPKEGGAGATVCNRNIRTSERVTLIVDNTRFVVDPSIFTAQPNTMLGRMFGSGREHNFTRPNEKGEFEVAEGISSTVFRAILDYYKSGIIRCPDGISIPELREACDYLCISFDYSTIKCRDLSALMHELSNDGARRQFEFYLEEMVLPLMVASAQSGERECHIVVLTDDDVVDWDEEYPPQMGEEYSQIIYSTKLYRFFKYIENRDVAKSVLKERGLKKIRLGIEGYPTYKEKVKKRPGGRPEVIYNYVQRPFIRMSWEKEEGKSRHVDFQCVKSKSITNLAAAAADIPQDQLVVMHPGPQVDELDILPNLPPSGNHYSNNYSNEPDPDVPPPAV
- the btbd10b gene encoding BTB/POZ domain-containing protein 10 isoform X1, giving the protein MAASLQSYDSNSSDTENWERKATNRPRKLCKHSSSQARASRVEAQQGNMSLHGASGGCDRSRDRRRSSDRSRDSSHEREGQLTPCIRNLTSPTRQHNIDRDRDGGPSSRPSSPRPQRVSPSGSSSSGVVSSRNSSLSSTEGTFKSLAVGEMVFVYENPKEGGAGATVCNRNIRTSERVTLIVDNTRFVVDPSIFTAQPNTMLGRMFGSGREHNFTRPNEKGEFEVAEGISSTVFRAILDYYKSGIIRCPDGISIPELREACDYLCISFDYSTIKCRDLSALMHELSNDGARRQFEFYLEEMVLPLMVASAQSGERECHIVVLTDDDVVDWDEEYPPQMGEEYSQIIYSTKLYRFFKYIENRDVAKSVLKERGLKKIRLGIEGYPTYKEKVKKRPGGRPEVIYNYVQRPFIRMSWEKEEGKSRHVDFQCVKSKSITNLAAAAADIPQDQLVVMHPGPQVDELDILPNLPPSGNHYSNNYSNEPDPDVPPPAV